From Deinococcus multiflagellatus, the proteins below share one genomic window:
- a CDS encoding GGDEF domain-containing protein translates to MNALLHSLFVNLSVLITFSFVLSLTYRRWPPPPGLRLPALRLGLTVLTTMALYLMASAEPSGTRIDLGLVPIAIMTLRYGGWLGVLCGLPAALLPLAGHASDALISVLNLLAVAGLAHSLRWTLNMEDAQGSLRRYGWAGSLVFLPNELPLWLLGDSETLLRVYLPALAFNVLGFWAVAVMITSRVALLQSTDQFRLQALQDALCGLPNRRQFEQDLPLTAPGDALLLIDLDHFKRVNDEFGHPVGDEVLAAVGRVLADTLRSRDRAYRYGGEEFAVILRRVPAEQLPQVAQRLREAVGGLRFAAPLDGITVSIGGASFGPWSSTRTLWQADEALYRVKQSGRNGVRIAAPSAALPDSGPLQALLEQPPTVR, encoded by the coding sequence TTGAACGCCTTGCTGCACAGTCTATTTGTCAACCTGAGCGTGCTGATCACGTTCTCGTTTGTGCTCAGCCTGACCTACCGGCGCTGGCCGCCTCCACCGGGTCTGCGCCTGCCTGCCCTGCGCCTGGGCCTGACGGTCCTGACCACCATGGCGCTCTACCTGATGGCCAGCGCCGAGCCTTCGGGCACCCGCATTGATCTGGGGCTGGTGCCCATTGCCATCATGACGCTGCGCTACGGCGGCTGGCTGGGGGTCCTGTGCGGGCTGCCGGCCGCGCTGCTTCCCCTGGCCGGGCACGCCAGCGACGCGCTGATCAGCGTGTTAAACCTGCTGGCGGTGGCGGGCCTGGCCCATTCGCTGCGCTGGACCCTGAACATGGAAGACGCGCAGGGCTCGCTGCGCCGCTACGGCTGGGCAGGCAGCCTGGTGTTTTTGCCCAATGAATTGCCGCTGTGGCTGCTGGGCGACAGCGAAACCCTGCTGCGGGTGTACCTGCCGGCCCTGGCCTTCAATGTGCTGGGGTTCTGGGCCGTGGCGGTGATGATCACCAGCCGGGTGGCCCTGCTGCAAAGCACCGACCAGTTCCGGTTGCAGGCGCTGCAAGACGCCCTGTGCGGCCTGCCCAACCGGCGCCAGTTCGAGCAGGATCTGCCCCTGACAGCCCCGGGGGACGCCCTGCTGCTGATTGACCTGGACCATTTCAAGCGCGTGAACGACGAGTTCGGGCACCCGGTGGGCGACGAGGTGCTGGCCGCCGTGGGCCGGGTGCTGGCCGACACCCTGCGCAGCCGTGACCGCGCCTACCGCTACGGCGGCGAGGAATTCGCCGTGATTCTGCGCCGCGTGCCCGCCGAGCAACTGCCCCAGGTGGCCCAGCGCCTGCGCGAGGCGGTGGGGGGGCTGCGCTTTGCCGCGCCCCTGGACGGCATCACCGTGTCCATTGGGGGGGCCTCGTTTGGCCCGTGGTCCAGCACCCGCACGCTGTGGCAGGCCGACGAAGCGCTGTACCGGGTCAAGCAGTCGGGGCGCAACGGCGTGCGGATTGCGGCCCCCAGCGCTGCCCTGCCCGACAGCGGCCCGCTGCAGGCCCTGCTGGAGCAGCCCCCCACGGTGCGGTAG
- a CDS encoding putative bifunctional diguanylate cyclase/phosphodiesterase has product MTSPVPPLTPPRSPQSLRLQILALLLALFVPLGVSALLVIPELMKARFWAIERAQLEQAAQIAQANLLAEQDRVGLFVLNFSLWSETFDYAAGRNPGYLAANLVPGTFKGGRVDYWGIEAPDGRLLSAATLRAERVAPATATLEALFAQLPRPLPPQGASGVVALDGRPLVVAARVITRDDGQGRGGVMLLARELTPAVLSHLMYGQRAFGVRLSRDAPLTPDTRFGPDESTERLPLRAPSGPAQLALEVRQTRAVSQAGAATTQQLRLAVILAGLLTGAGLLWFLNRRVLRVLEGYKRDVQRIAQDPAHRLDSRDRTELGLLAGTINDLLDHLQTREAQLRQRAQHDELTGAYTLAGLLERLDGDQTVRSALVVEVPRLQEWTGLYGEHFVDTLIAALAARMRAAGPPHLNARLSTSTLALVTRAPGQLDPAALLEQLEQPFRLSEGEVMVKFTAGYAEAPEGLSAQILLRHAGIALQHALDHHEHLGLFTETLLRRSQEAHLLETQLPGAAARGELFVAYQPVIEVNTGAWVTLEALLRWTHPVFGPVSPATFVPIAERSGQIYALGDWVLRAAVREVLQARALWPQARVNVNVSPAQLLMPDFAARVLAALDALQAPAELLTVEVTESTVMQNVSLACTHLRRLREAGVRVALDDFGSGHSSLGVLTELPLDVVKLDRSFLRATLTGSRQAALLHGAIRLATDLGLRVVAEGVEDQAMLERLRELQCTYAQGYHIARPQPLATLLALRPPGAEIQREF; this is encoded by the coding sequence ATGACCAGCCCTGTGCCGCCGCTGACCCCGCCGCGCAGTCCCCAGTCGCTGCGCCTGCAGATTCTGGCGCTGCTGCTGGCCCTGTTCGTGCCGCTGGGGGTCAGCGCCCTGCTGGTGATTCCCGAACTGATGAAAGCCCGCTTCTGGGCCATTGAACGCGCGCAACTGGAACAGGCCGCGCAGATTGCCCAGGCCAACCTGCTGGCTGAGCAAGACCGGGTGGGGCTGTTCGTGCTGAATTTCAGCCTCTGGAGCGAAACCTTTGACTACGCGGCCGGGCGCAACCCCGGGTATCTGGCGGCCAATCTGGTGCCCGGCACGTTCAAGGGCGGGCGGGTGGACTACTGGGGTATAGAAGCCCCGGACGGCCGCCTGCTGTCGGCGGCCACCTTGCGGGCCGAGCGGGTGGCGCCGGCCACAGCCACCCTTGAGGCGCTGTTTGCCCAGTTGCCGCGCCCCTTGCCGCCCCAGGGGGCCAGCGGCGTGGTGGCGCTGGACGGCCGGCCGCTGGTGGTCGCCGCGCGGGTGATCACCCGTGACGACGGCCAGGGGCGCGGCGGCGTGATGCTGCTGGCCCGCGAACTGACCCCCGCTGTGCTCAGCCACCTGATGTACGGGCAGCGGGCCTTTGGCGTGCGCCTGAGCCGCGACGCCCCCCTGACCCCAGACACCCGCTTTGGCCCTGACGAAAGCACCGAGCGACTGCCACTGCGCGCGCCCAGCGGCCCGGCGCAACTGGCCCTGGAGGTGCGCCAGACCCGGGCGGTCTCGCAGGCGGGCGCCGCCACCACGCAGCAGCTGCGCCTCGCCGTGATTCTGGCGGGCCTGCTGACCGGCGCGGGGCTGCTGTGGTTTCTGAACCGCCGCGTGCTGCGGGTGCTCGAAGGCTACAAGCGGGACGTGCAGCGCATCGCCCAGGACCCCGCCCACCGCCTGGACAGCCGCGACCGCACCGAACTGGGGCTGCTGGCCGGCACCATCAATGACCTGCTGGACCACCTGCAGACCCGTGAAGCGCAGCTGCGCCAGCGCGCTCAGCACGATGAACTCACGGGCGCCTATACCCTGGCTGGGCTGCTGGAGCGCCTGGACGGCGACCAGACGGTGCGCAGCGCCCTGGTGGTGGAGGTGCCGCGCCTGCAGGAATGGACCGGGCTGTACGGCGAACATTTCGTGGACACCCTGATCGCGGCCCTGGCCGCCCGCATGCGCGCCGCCGGCCCGCCGCACCTGAATGCCCGGCTGTCCACCAGCACCCTGGCCCTGGTCACCCGGGCCCCCGGCCAACTGGACCCGGCGGCGCTGCTGGAGCAGCTCGAACAGCCTTTCCGGCTGAGCGAGGGCGAGGTCATGGTGAAATTCACCGCCGGGTACGCCGAAGCCCCGGAGGGCCTGAGCGCCCAGATTCTGCTGCGCCACGCGGGCATTGCGCTGCAGCACGCCCTGGACCACCACGAGCACCTGGGGCTGTTTACCGAAACCTTGCTGCGGCGCAGCCAGGAAGCGCACCTGCTCGAAACGCAGCTGCCCGGCGCAGCGGCGCGCGGCGAACTGTTCGTGGCCTACCAGCCGGTTATTGAGGTGAACACCGGGGCCTGGGTGACCCTCGAAGCCCTGCTGCGCTGGACCCACCCGGTGTTTGGGCCAGTGTCGCCCGCCACCTTCGTGCCGATTGCCGAGCGCAGTGGGCAAATCTACGCGCTGGGCGACTGGGTGCTGCGCGCGGCGGTGCGCGAGGTGCTGCAGGCGCGCGCCCTGTGGCCGCAGGCGCGCGTGAACGTGAACGTCAGCCCCGCCCAGCTGCTGATGCCGGATTTCGCTGCGCGGGTGCTCGCCGCCCTGGACGCCCTGCAGGCACCGGCCGAACTGCTGACGGTGGAGGTCACGGAATCCACCGTCATGCAGAACGTGTCGCTGGCCTGCACCCACCTGCGCCGCCTGCGCGAAGCCGGGGTGCGCGTGGCCCTGGACGACTTTGGCAGCGGGCACTCCAGCCTGGGGGTGCTGACCGAACTGCCGCTGGACGTGGTGAAACTGGACCGCTCCTTTCTGCGCGCCACCCTTACGGGCTCGCGGCAGGCGGCGCTGCTGCACGGCGCCATCCGCCTGGCGACCGATCTGGGGCTGCGGGTGGTAGCCGAGGGCGTGGAAGATCAGGCCATGCTGGAGCGGCTGCGCGAACTGCAGTGCACCTATGCCCAGGGCTACCACATCGCGCGGCCCCAGCCGCTGGCCACCCTGCTGGCGCTGCGCCCACCGGGCGCCGAGATCCAGCGTGAGTTTTGA
- a CDS encoding vWA domain-containing protein yields MSLRRCVLSPAGARMVCLGAALLLGQDAAADAVESATLAAYLGQPVPSLGGVLEPIPAWGCGGSTPPLSILSVHLNWHCTFDATINPSLGSFPNDGNRFFGFHRQFLYAYNLFRQSQGRPFLQTWMPSPSASMPLGHATRPDLAACTNCTSLPANFRLPAAGGTLNPATTTLEDYGSSLVPWHNNTHVAMAQAGGTPGNTCFDSTSPLHFRDIMCVTTAPRDPMFFRFHNFVNDLQDELLTFQDTDVMIVFDKSGSMTLPNGTGSDNRLNSAKNAARLFADLLRDSSNNRVGLISFSTAAAPSPELPLTIASSAPAAMNTALTSVNAGGATSIGGGLRAAVTALNASSNPNKAILLLTDGVENTAPMIAEVQGRAPNQLRDTHLCAVGFGTPGSLDGPKLRDLAERQGGAYRADADPLTLNKYFVECFADIFDTFVGKDPIGVLRAGAHASAPTVHVASSDTEVVFVLSWEQNLPKGALRLAVTTPTGVPLNLNDANVESRFGATYHIVRVKLPYGTQRDGRWTARAVRPLRSFLNGFAPGAFKTPAIGTAIVGQQLAQLCEPGACNRVLYYEDFTFNLMHGANDVAYYQALLAAKLGRHLGTVERVSDPKRFAAALAEGRYDLIVSSTTTAEGRQPYDDVLSKLACAERGPKLIVTDLRKEGNESLLRCLGAQATSERDFDVMKGDGQVLTGSVGLSMPGHAGMGGAHTHGAFSAAYKSTGAAGSSVAALSPGGGAAILARTVTSPNVPITDQRFFIESLASGSARVRPHTYISPNYTGERLHPTFHIPEIYIPVGGFDKVTARVEVTRPLQSQSEVLARTGSQEVGKREGDTLNVRQTADLRANPKQSSGFLKTETLTFPLNDDGKDGDTSAGDRYWEVALPPEVSRFDGEYTLHAYFTICQGTLCFEREAQHTVVVDAKPDPRASKVERVQTPNTGPGLATVRYTPLNAEGLPLGPDRQSLLRFEGSKGVTVQRVTSLNAQGTYEITARYDPNNTNPSLVVTPFGRPEDKLTIPLR; encoded by the coding sequence ATGTCCCTGCGCCGCTGCGTTCTCTCTCCTGCTGGTGCCCGTATGGTCTGCCTGGGCGCCGCCCTCTTGCTCGGCCAGGACGCCGCCGCCGACGCGGTGGAATCCGCCACGCTGGCCGCCTATCTGGGCCAGCCGGTGCCCTCGCTGGGCGGGGTGTTGGAGCCCATCCCTGCCTGGGGCTGCGGCGGCTCCACCCCGCCGCTCAGCATCCTGTCTGTTCACCTGAACTGGCACTGCACCTTCGACGCCACCATCAACCCCAGCCTGGGTAGCTTTCCCAACGATGGGAACCGCTTTTTCGGCTTCCACCGGCAGTTTCTGTACGCCTACAACCTCTTCCGGCAGTCGCAGGGGCGGCCGTTTCTGCAAACCTGGATGCCCTCGCCCAGCGCCAGCATGCCCCTGGGCCACGCCACGCGCCCGGATCTGGCGGCCTGCACCAACTGCACCTCGCTGCCCGCCAACTTCCGGCTGCCCGCAGCGGGCGGCACCCTGAATCCGGCCACCACCACGCTGGAGGATTACGGCAGCTCCCTGGTGCCGTGGCACAACAACACGCATGTGGCCATGGCGCAGGCGGGGGGAACCCCGGGCAACACCTGCTTTGACTCCACCAGTCCGCTGCACTTCCGCGACATCATGTGCGTGACCACCGCGCCGCGCGACCCCATGTTCTTCCGCTTTCACAACTTCGTGAACGACTTGCAAGATGAACTGCTGACCTTTCAGGACACCGACGTGATGATCGTGTTCGACAAGTCGGGCAGCATGACCCTGCCCAACGGCACGGGCAGCGACAACCGCCTGAACAGCGCCAAGAACGCCGCCCGCCTGTTTGCCGACCTGCTGCGCGACAGTTCCAACAACCGCGTGGGCCTGATCAGTTTCTCCACCGCTGCTGCCCCCAGCCCGGAACTGCCCCTGACCATCGCCAGCAGTGCCCCGGCCGCCATGAACACAGCCCTGACCAGCGTGAATGCCGGCGGCGCCACCAGCATCGGCGGGGGCCTGCGCGCGGCGGTCACGGCCCTGAACGCCAGCAGCAACCCCAACAAGGCCATCTTGCTGCTGACCGACGGCGTGGAGAACACCGCGCCCATGATTGCCGAGGTCCAGGGCCGCGCCCCCAACCAGCTGCGCGACACGCACCTGTGCGCCGTGGGCTTTGGCACCCCCGGCAGTCTGGACGGCCCGAAACTGCGCGACCTCGCCGAGCGGCAGGGCGGCGCCTACCGGGCCGACGCCGATCCGCTGACCCTGAACAAATATTTCGTGGAGTGCTTCGCGGATATCTTCGACACCTTCGTGGGCAAAGACCCCATTGGGGTGCTGCGGGCCGGCGCCCACGCCAGCGCCCCCACCGTGCATGTGGCCAGCAGCGACACCGAAGTGGTGTTCGTGCTGTCCTGGGAACAGAACCTGCCCAAGGGGGCCCTGCGTCTGGCTGTGACCACCCCCACGGGCGTGCCGCTGAACCTGAATGACGCCAACGTGGAAAGCCGCTTTGGGGCCACCTACCACATCGTGCGCGTGAAATTGCCCTACGGCACGCAGCGCGATGGCCGCTGGACCGCCCGCGCCGTGCGGCCCCTGCGCTCGTTCCTGAATGGCTTTGCGCCCGGGGCGTTCAAAACCCCGGCGATTGGCACGGCCATCGTGGGGCAGCAACTCGCGCAGCTGTGTGAACCCGGTGCGTGCAACCGTGTGCTGTATTACGAGGATTTCACCTTCAACCTCATGCACGGGGCCAATGACGTCGCGTATTACCAGGCGCTGCTGGCGGCGAAACTGGGGCGGCACCTGGGCACAGTCGAGCGGGTTTCAGACCCTAAACGCTTTGCAGCGGCCCTGGCCGAAGGGCGCTACGACCTGATCGTGAGCAGCACGACCACCGCCGAAGGGCGCCAGCCGTACGACGATGTGCTGAGCAAGCTGGCCTGCGCCGAGCGGGGCCCTAAGCTGATCGTGACCGACCTGCGCAAGGAGGGCAATGAAAGCCTGCTGCGCTGCCTGGGCGCCCAGGCCACCAGCGAGCGCGACTTTGACGTGATGAAGGGCGACGGTCAGGTGCTCACCGGCAGCGTGGGTCTAAGCATGCCGGGCCACGCCGGCATGGGGGGCGCGCACACCCACGGCGCGTTCAGCGCGGCGTACAAGTCCACGGGCGCCGCTGGCAGCAGTGTGGCCGCCCTGTCCCCGGGTGGCGGCGCGGCGATCCTGGCCCGGACGGTCACCTCGCCCAATGTCCCCATCACCGACCAGCGCTTCTTTATCGAGTCGCTCGCCAGCGGCAGCGCCCGGGTGCGGCCCCACACCTACATCAGCCCCAATTACACCGGAGAGCGGCTGCACCCCACCTTCCACATTCCCGAGATCTACATTCCGGTGGGCGGTTTCGACAAGGTCACGGCCAGGGTGGAGGTCACGCGGCCCCTACAGAGCCAGAGCGAGGTGCTGGCCCGCACCGGCAGCCAGGAGGTGGGCAAACGCGAGGGCGACACGCTGAATGTGCGCCAGACGGCTGACCTGCGCGCCAACCCCAAGCAGAGCAGCGGCTTTCTAAAGACTGAAACCCTGACCTTCCCCCTGAATGACGACGGCAAGGACGGCGACACCAGCGCGGGCGACCGTTACTGGGAGGTGGCCCTGCCGCCCGAAGTCAGCCGCTTTGACGGCGAATACACCCTGCACGCCTACTTCACCATCTGCCAGGGCACGCTGTGCTTCGAGCGCGAGGCCCAGCACACTGTGGTGGTGGATGCCAAGCCCGACCCCAGGGCCAGCAAGGTGGAGCGGGTGCAAACGCCCAACACGGGGCCCGGCCTCGCCACGGTGCGCTACACCCCGCTGAACGCCGAGGGGCTCCCCCTGGGCCCCGACCGCCAGTCCCTGCTGCGCTTTGAAGGCAGTAAGGGCGTGACGGTGCAGCGCGTGACCAGTCTGAACGCCCAGGGCACCTACGAGATCACCGCCCGCTACGACCCCAACAACACCAACCCGTCGCTGGTGGTGACCCCCTTCGGCCGCCCCGAAGACAAGCTGACGATTCCGTTGCGGTGA
- a CDS encoding N-acetylglucosamine kinase, with the protein MARLTLTLGLDAGGSATKWALCRAGVPVAAGQSPPLTAPLLHTAQGPASLQALQGALPGQPSAVHVGLPGLSRDTAAAEAVADTLAHALGVGRHALSVESDLDLAYRAHLAPGAGVLLYAGTGSVAYHVTRNGQVVRAGGRGFLIGDDGAGFSLGRAALRFITDQLDAGEVPGSPLAREVAAVTGGLDWDTLRAFAYAAPGAGAVARLAPAVGRAADAGDPVAQALLQDAAQALAALARRVQARTAPLPVTATGGALRISPLFTAALGRALPGVSVQQRDHAQAAARYAERHLG; encoded by the coding sequence GTGGCCCGTTTGACCCTGACCCTGGGCCTGGACGCTGGGGGCAGCGCCACAAAATGGGCGCTGTGCCGCGCGGGGGTGCCTGTGGCGGCCGGGCAGTCGCCGCCGCTGACCGCGCCGTTGCTGCACACCGCACAGGGGCCAGCCAGCCTGCAGGCCCTGCAGGGCGCCCTGCCCGGCCAGCCCAGCGCCGTTCATGTGGGCCTTCCTGGCTTAAGCCGGGACACCGCCGCCGCCGAAGCCGTGGCCGATACGCTGGCGCACGCCCTGGGGGTGGGGCGCCACGCCCTGAGTGTGGAAAGCGACCTGGACCTCGCCTACCGCGCGCACCTCGCGCCGGGGGCGGGGGTGCTGCTGTACGCGGGCACCGGCAGCGTGGCCTACCACGTCACGCGGAACGGCCAGGTTGTGCGCGCGGGGGGCCGGGGCTTTCTGATTGGCGACGACGGCGCCGGTTTCAGCCTGGGGCGCGCGGCGCTGCGGTTCATCACGGACCAGCTGGACGCGGGCGAGGTCCCGGGTTCGCCGCTGGCCCGGGAAGTCGCGGCGGTGACAGGCGGCCTGGACTGGGACACGCTGCGGGCCTTTGCCTACGCGGCCCCTGGCGCGGGCGCAGTGGCGCGGCTGGCCCCTGCCGTGGGCCGCGCCGCCGACGCCGGAGACCCCGTGGCCCAGGCCCTCTTGCAGGACGCGGCGCAGGCCCTGGCTGCACTGGCGCGGCGGGTGCAGGCGCGCACGGCGCCGCTGCCCGTGACCGCCACGGGCGGGGCACTGCGCATTTCTCCGCTGTTCACGGCGGCGCTGGGGCGCGCCCTGCCCGGCGTCTCGGTGCAGCAGCGCGATCACGCTCAGGCGGCGGCCCGCTACGCTGAGCGGCACCTGGGCTGA
- a CDS encoding HD domain-containing phosphohydrolase: MTGPAADDHHPPAGEQAAQDMLHLTQLVLAAQTLAAGVTPTLEKLVRDTAAQGSAYFQLESRDLSYRVRAATGEMPATPGMQAIAAHGLPAETPLLQALAASRQPLFFDDTRSRHETAGLPELGVASVAAAPVRASDGRLLGAFLMHTLDPHCWQPTEVALLTLVSGTVAALSGRLAAEEDARQAREAALRALGLMLEARDGETHGHTDRVTRLALRAGQALGWDPDRLEALRWGAYLHDIGKIAIPDAVLLKPGRLTEEEWVTMRSHVEAGERFARALAFLPPLALNVIQDHHEHWSGQGYPAGKQAEGISVEGRLFALCDVYDALTSERPYKRAWTHEAAVAELRAQAGQQFDPELVEVVIRAAEDRGDALLA; encoded by the coding sequence ATGACCGGCCCGGCAGCAGATGACCATCACCCCCCGGCGGGCGAACAGGCCGCGCAAGACATGCTGCATCTCACCCAACTGGTGCTGGCCGCCCAGACCCTGGCGGCGGGCGTGACCCCCACCCTGGAAAAACTGGTGCGGGACACGGCGGCGCAGGGCTCGGCCTATTTTCAGCTCGAAAGCCGCGACCTGTCGTACCGGGTGCGCGCCGCCACCGGCGAGATGCCCGCCACGCCCGGGATGCAGGCCATTGCCGCCCACGGTCTGCCCGCCGAAACGCCCCTGCTGCAGGCCCTGGCCGCCAGCCGTCAGCCCCTGTTTTTTGACGACACCCGCAGCCGCCACGAAACGGCCGGCCTTCCCGAACTGGGGGTCGCCAGCGTGGCCGCCGCCCCCGTGCGGGCCAGCGACGGCCGCCTGCTGGGCGCTTTTCTGATGCACACCCTGGACCCCCACTGTTGGCAGCCGACCGAAGTGGCGCTGCTGACCCTGGTGTCCGGCACCGTGGCGGCGCTCTCCGGGCGGCTGGCGGCCGAGGAAGACGCCCGGCAGGCCCGCGAAGCCGCGCTGCGCGCCCTGGGCCTGATGCTGGAGGCGCGCGACGGTGAAACCCACGGCCACACCGACCGGGTGACCCGGCTGGCCCTGCGCGCCGGACAGGCCCTGGGCTGGGACCCGGACCGCCTGGAGGCGCTGCGCTGGGGGGCCTACCTGCACGACATTGGCAAGATCGCCATTCCCGACGCGGTGCTCCTCAAACCCGGCCGCCTGACCGAAGAGGAATGGGTCACCATGCGCTCACACGTCGAGGCCGGCGAACGTTTTGCCCGCGCCCTGGCCTTTCTGCCCCCGCTGGCCCTGAACGTGATTCAGGACCACCACGAGCATTGGAGCGGCCAGGGCTACCCCGCCGGCAAGCAGGCCGAGGGGATCAGCGTAGAAGGGCGCCTGTTTGCCCTGTGCGACGTGTACGACGCCCTGACCAGCGAGCGCCCCTACAAGCGCGCCTGGACCCACGAGGCCGCCGTGGCCGAACTGCGCGCCCAGGCCGGGCAGCAATTCGACCCGGAACTGGTGGAAGTGGTCATTCGGGCCGCCGAGGACCGGGGCGACGCCCTGCTGGCGTGA
- a CDS encoding sugar-binding transcriptional regulator yields the protein MSDAHDVQAVRVARLYYHQGLTTGAIAHELGLSRPKVSRLLSHARRRGLVEIRIHDPQGAPQALEAQLRARYPFLNPQVVPVPPQSPEAVWLERVAVAAARALNDTLRPGQVLGLAWGTTVSAVSRALTPRPVPELQIVQLNGSASALDFHDGLVTDTMTRFARAFGARAWLFPVPTFFDDPATRAAMWRERSVRHVLALQERADVLLYSVGSPGAQVPSHVYAAGALTDTDRHEMQAQEVAGDIATVFFRADGTSAGLPINARSSGPDLSLIRRAPQSLCVVSGLGKVGALRAALAGGLLRTLIVDGQTAQALLRE from the coding sequence ATGAGCGACGCGCACGATGTTCAGGCGGTGCGGGTGGCGCGGCTGTACTACCACCAGGGCCTGACCACCGGGGCCATTGCGCACGAACTGGGGCTGTCGCGCCCCAAGGTGAGCCGCCTGCTGTCGCACGCGCGGCGCCGTGGGCTGGTGGAAATCCGCATTCACGACCCCCAGGGCGCCCCGCAGGCCCTGGAAGCGCAGCTGCGGGCGCGCTACCCCTTTCTGAACCCGCAGGTGGTGCCGGTGCCGCCCCAGAGCCCGGAAGCCGTGTGGCTGGAGCGGGTGGCGGTGGCCGCCGCGCGGGCGCTGAACGACACCCTGCGCCCCGGGCAGGTGTTGGGGCTCGCCTGGGGCACCACCGTGAGCGCCGTCTCGCGCGCCCTGACGCCTCGCCCCGTGCCAGAACTGCAGATTGTGCAGCTGAACGGCAGTGCCAGCGCCCTGGATTTTCACGACGGCCTGGTGACCGACACCATGACCCGCTTTGCCCGCGCGTTCGGGGCGCGCGCGTGGTTGTTTCCGGTGCCGACCTTTTTCGACGACCCCGCCACCCGCGCGGCCATGTGGCGCGAGCGCAGCGTGCGGCATGTGCTGGCGCTGCAAGAACGCGCCGACGTGCTGCTGTACTCGGTGGGCTCGCCGGGCGCACAGGTGCCCAGCCATGTCTACGCCGCCGGCGCCCTGACCGACACCGACCGCCACGAGATGCAGGCCCAGGAGGTGGCGGGCGACATCGCCACCGTGTTTTTCCGCGCGGATGGCACCTCGGCCGGGCTGCCCATCAACGCGCGCAGCAGTGGCCCGGACCTGAGCCTGATTCGCCGCGCGCCCCAGAGTCTGTGCGTGGTGAGCGGCCTGGGCAAGGTCGGGGCCCTGCGCGCCGCCCTGGCCGGGGGGCTGCTGCGCACCCTGATCGTGGACGGCCAGACCGCCCAGGCCCTGCTGCGGGAATGA
- the glpK gene encoding glycerol kinase GlpK: MTQFVLALDQGTTSSRAIVFDRQGQIRHSAQKEFTQHFPRPGWVEHDPREIWSTQIGVVQEALAGAGLRAGDLAAIGITNQRETVMIWDRASGEPLAPAIVWQDRRTAAECEALRAAGHETLIREKTGLLLDPYFSGTKLAWLLDHVPGARARAERGELACGTVDSWLLYRLTGGEAHLTDVSNASRTLLLNIHTGEWDDELLALLRVPRALLPQVRPSSEVYGETAPGLLGARVKIAGMAGDQQAATFGQVCLRPGMAKNTYGTGCFMLMNTGPEAVHSPSRLLTTVAWDRGQGRTYALEGSVFVAGAVVQWLRDGLGLIRDAAEIEALATAVPDSGGVYLVPAFVGLGAPYWDPYARGTVVGFTRGTTRAHLARAALDSVAFQAADLLGAMERDSGVTLSELRVDGGASRNNLLMQAQADLLGVTVTRPKVTETTALGAAFLAGLAVGYWQSEAELETLWQVDRSFEPTLAADERERRLRQWRRAVERSRAWAEEEGA, translated from the coding sequence ATGACCCAGTTCGTTCTTGCCCTGGATCAGGGCACGACCAGCAGCCGCGCCATCGTCTTTGACCGGCAGGGCCAGATTCGCCACTCGGCCCAGAAGGAATTCACCCAGCACTTTCCGCGCCCCGGCTGGGTGGAACACGACCCGCGCGAAATCTGGAGCACCCAGATTGGCGTGGTGCAAGAAGCCCTGGCCGGCGCCGGGCTGCGCGCGGGCGATCTGGCGGCCATTGGGATCACCAACCAGCGCGAAACGGTGATGATCTGGGACCGCGCCAGCGGTGAGCCCCTGGCCCCGGCCATCGTGTGGCAGGACCGCCGCACCGCCGCCGAGTGCGAGGCCCTGCGCGCCGCCGGGCACGAAACCCTGATCCGCGAAAAGACCGGCCTGCTGCTGGACCCCTACTTCAGCGGCACCAAGCTGGCGTGGCTGCTGGACCATGTGCCCGGCGCCCGCGCGCGCGCCGAACGCGGCGAACTGGCCTGCGGCACGGTGGACAGCTGGCTGCTGTACCGCCTGACCGGCGGCGAGGCGCACCTGACGGACGTCTCGAACGCCAGCCGCACCCTGCTGCTGAACATTCACACGGGCGAGTGGGACGACGAACTGCTGGCGCTGCTGCGCGTGCCGCGCGCCCTGCTGCCCCAGGTGCGGCCCAGCAGCGAGGTCTACGGCGAAACGGCGCCGGGCCTGCTGGGCGCGCGGGTCAAGATTGCGGGCATGGCCGGGGACCAGCAGGCCGCCACCTTCGGGCAGGTGTGCCTGCGCCCCGGCATGGCCAAGAACACCTACGGCACCGGCTGTTTCATGCTGATGAACACCGGGCCTGAAGCGGTGCACAGCCCCAGCCGCCTGCTGACCACCGTGGCCTGGGACCGGGGACAGGGGCGCACGTACGCGCTGGAGGGCTCGGTGTTCGTGGCGGGCGCGGTGGTGCAGTGGCTGCGCGACGGCCTGGGCCTGATCCGCGACGCCGCTGAGATTGAGGCGCTGGCAACCGCCGTGCCCGACAGCGGCGGGGTGTATCTGGTGCCCGCGTTCGTGGGCCTGGGCGCGCCGTACTGGGACCCTTACGCGCGCGGCACGGTGGTGGGCTTCACACGCGGGACCACCCGCGCGCACCTCGCCCGCGCGGCGCTGGACAGCGTGGCGTTCCAGGCCGCCGACCTGCTGGGCGCTATGGAGCGCGACAGCGGCGTGACCCTTTCCGAGCTGCGGGTGGACGGCGGGGCCAGCCGCAACAACCTGCTGATGCAGGCGCAGGCCGACCTGCTGGGCGTGACCGTCACCCGCCCGAAGGTGACCGAAACCACCGCGCTGGGCGCCGCCTTTCTGGCCGGGCTGGCGGTGGGGTACTGGCAGAGTGAAGCCGAGCTGGAAACGCTGTGGCAGGTGGACCGCTCCTTCGAGCCCACCCTGGCCGCCGATGAGCGGGAGCGCCGCCTGAGGCAGTGGCGCCGCGCCGTGGAGCGCAGCCGCGCCTGGGCCGAGGAGGAGGGCGCGTGA